Part of the Candidatus Chlorohelix allophototropha genome, CAATTATAGGATTTCAGCTTGGAGCAGCAATGCTGGCGGGGTTGTTGCTATTTATTACCGCCTTGAGCATGGTCAGCGGTGTAGCAGTGGCGCAACAAGTTTCGCCTATTCAGGTGAAATGGGAAGTGGAAGGCGCACCAACCGAAGGACGTGTAGGGGCGAGATTAACCTTCCCGCGCTTGAAGCTCACCAATAGTGGTACTGTGGCATGGGCAGCTTCGGGGGCAAATGAGCTTAAGGTAGGCTATCGCTGGTTTTATGGCTATGGTGCGCCCGTTGCCAAAACCAACTATGAAGAGGTGCGTGCTAACCTGCCACAAGATATGCCGCCGGGTGGTTCGTTGGTTTATCCTAACTTTCAGGTGGCAGTTCCCAACCTGACCGGAGATTTTGTACTTCACATCGACCTAGTACAACCTAACGATGTGTGGTTGCAAACCAAAGGAGTTAAAGATTTGGTGCTTAATGTAAGTATCAAAGCAAAAGACTCCTCGGTATTATCGGTTGCGGTTAATTCTCTCCCGCTATTCAGCAATTCCAATGTAATCAATCTTTCATGGATTGGTAAGGAAGAAGGCGGTAACGCCGGGATTAGTGGCTATGATGTGCAATTTAAAACCTCAACTGACAACGATTGGTCAAATCTCCTTAGCAATACAAACCTTACCACCACCCAATTCCGAGGCGATAACGCCAAAACTTATCAATTCCGGGTCAAAGCAACCGGTAAATCGGGCAGTATTAGCGCGGTACCGATCACCGGGCAGGTCTTTACTCGTATAGATACACTATCTCCTAGCAGCAATGTGGATTCACTTCCTGCGCTTAGCCCCACCGCTTTTCTGGTGCGCTGGTCAAGCTTCGATAATGTGGATGGTCCTAATACTTCCCTATTCGATGTGCAATATCGCGAAAGCAACGGCGATTGGACTAATTGGCTGAGCGGTACGCCGGGAAATGCCGCCTTATTTCAAGGTCAAACTGGTAAAACCTACCAGTTCCGCGTTCGGGCGATGGATTATGCCGGAAATCGGGGAGAATATCCCACAAACCCACAAGCCAGCACTACCACCAGCGCCAGCCTCAATAGCCTTGCCGGAATTAGCCCCAACCCAACTTCCGCAACCCCACCTAGTGGTGCGACAACTCTATTATTCCCACTGGCAGTTAAAAACGGCGATAACAGCAGCGGCACGATGGGCTATGTAATTTCAAATCCCACCGACAAACCTGCCGATGTGTTCATCCGCTTTAACAATTGGGCGGGTGTGCCTAATACCAAAAAGGTGGGCGATAAAGACGTAGCGATAGATGATAATGAGGCTACCGACACGGCACGAGTGGTAACGCTGCTTGAAACTGTGCCGGCAAAAGGTACTAAAACAGTGTGGGCGGGCAACCTGTATCTTCCGGTCTATAACGGTTGGGCAGCGATTGTCAGTAGCGCCCCTGTAACCGCTTCCGCAGTTCGGCTGGCTTCTGACGGCAAAACTATAGCATATAATCCGGCTGAAACTGGCAACAAACTTTATCTACCCTACATCAAAAAGCAAGATGCTGATACTTCAAGCTATATTTCGCTTGCCAATCCCAGTACCAAAGCAATAACGGTAGAGATAACCTATTACAATGATAGTGGTACAGTAATCTTTACCGAAAAGCGTGATATGGCGCGGTTGTCCAGCCAGCGTTTCAGCCTTGCTTCCTTGAAACTGGCTGACCCTACCTCGCGCTTTACCGGTAGCGCGGTAATTTCTGCACCCTCTCCGGTTGCCGCTACTGTAGAAAATAACCTTGAGGACGGTTCGGTAATAACCTATCCGGCACAGGTAAAAACCACGCAAAGCAGCCCGGATTATACCGTATTTAAGAATACAGATGGTGGTTATACCACTACCGGGGTTATCCAGAATACTACCAATGCTACCGTTACTCTTAAAATTGAATACCAGAACGATAACGGACAGGTAGTAGCTTCGCAGGAGAAACAGCTTTCGCCTTTTGCGCGCTATAACGCTTGGCAGGGTTCGTTGCAAATTGATAAGTTCAGCGGTAAATTCAAAGTCACCGCAACGGGAGGCGAAGTTGCAAT contains:
- a CDS encoding fibronectin type III domain-containing protein, with amino-acid sequence MRKSSSRTIIGFQLGAAMLAGLLLFITALSMVSGVAVAQQVSPIQVKWEVEGAPTEGRVGARLTFPRLKLTNSGTVAWAASGANELKVGYRWFYGYGAPVAKTNYEEVRANLPQDMPPGGSLVYPNFQVAVPNLTGDFVLHIDLVQPNDVWLQTKGVKDLVLNVSIKAKDSSVLSVAVNSLPLFSNSNVINLSWIGKEEGGNAGISGYDVQFKTSTDNDWSNLLSNTNLTTTQFRGDNAKTYQFRVKATGKSGSISAVPITGQVFTRIDTLSPSSNVDSLPALSPTAFLVRWSSFDNVDGPNTSLFDVQYRESNGDWTNWLSGTPGNAALFQGQTGKTYQFRVRAMDYAGNRGEYPTNPQASTTTSASLNSLAGISPNPTSATPPSGATTLLFPLAVKNGDNSSGTMGYVISNPTDKPADVFIRFNNWAGVPNTKKVGDKDVAIDDNEATDTARVVTLLETVPAKGTKTVWAGNLYLPVYNGWAAIVSSAPVTASAVRLASDGKTIAYNPAETGNKLYLPYIKKQDADTSSYISLANPSTKAITVEITYYNDSGTVIFTEKRDMARLSSQRFSLASLKLADPTSRFTGSAVISAPSPVAATVENNLEDGSVITYPAQVKTTQSSPDYTVFKNTDGGYTTTGVIQNTTNATVTLKIEYQNDNGQVVASQEKQLSPFARYNAWQGSLQIDKFSGKFKVTATGGEVAIVVLGAGPGMKDRVFP